In the Gammaproteobacteria bacterium genome, GTACCAAGCATCGTATTCGGCCCCATCGATGCCCAGCGCCAGCAACTCCTCAAGTAAAATGGTCACTTTCACACCATTGGGCGTGGCCATGGAATATAGCTGAAGTGGGTGCTTGCCAACTGGCAGTTCCTTCTCGAATCGTGCGCCGGCGAACGGGCGGTTGATGGCAGCAAATTCACCACCGTTTTCTTCTTCCCACGTCCAGACGCGGGGTGGCTGATAGCGCTCTGTCATCACGATCCTCCCAAGGTGCGTTTTCGTGTGCTATTCAGATTAAACGCATCTGCTTACATTTTCACATCCGGCCAGGCCAAGCTGTCGTGCAACCATTCGCGTGGGAAATTATTCTTGATGCGCCGATCGGTTGCACGTACCAGACCAACAGGCCATTGTTCGTAGCAAATGAGCCAATCCCCCGAGGCTAACTTTTCTGGCCAGTCCAGATTATGTCCAAGGAACAACTGTCGAAGTTGGGACTCACTGACCTGCAAACGTTGTTTTTGGAAGTACTGTCCAAAAGTGGCCGCAAATTCATGGTGCCATCGCCACTGCACACGCCTGCCCTTGTCGATGCGCGTGGCCACCTGCACCCCAATCCGATCTGGCCGCAACTGGGTCGTCAGTGCGGTTGCCCCCAGCGGACGCCACCAGATTTCTGTCTGCCTGCCCTGGCTGCGCTGCCAGAAACGTCCCTCAGGCATGGCCTGGGGGGCAAACCAGTCATCCAAGGCCTGCATCAGCTGAGCGTGATCCGTGTCACTCAAGGGCACAAAACGACCGTGGCCAGACACATCGCCACGATGGCCAATATTATTAGCATCGCCAAGCTTTCGAAATGCGGCAACAAAAAAGCCCTCGCTGTCCCACAAGTGTGGCCACACACGCAGACTCCCGAAAGCTGACGCCGCCTTTTCCGCCCCCGGAAAACTGTCAGTCAACGGTACATACTCCACTTGTTCACCGTACCTTTCGAGCAAGTGAGCACACACTTCTTCATTTTCCTCGGCGGACAATGTGCAGGTGGAATACACTAAAATGCCGCCTGGACGCAGCGTCGCAAAAGCGCTGTCAATCAGTTGTTTCTGTAGGTGGGCCAAAGTCCGAACATTGTCAAGCGACCAACGACGCAAGGCCGTTGGATCTTTGCGGACGGTGCCTTCTCCACTGCATGGGGCATCCAGCAAGACGGCATCAAAACAATTGGACAGACGCTCACCAAAAATCCGGCCATCGTAGTGGGTCAGCGCCACATTCGCAATGCCGCTGCGGATGATGTTGGCATATAGGCTTTTCAACCGGGATCCGGATAATTCATTGGCCACTATCAGGCTATCGTGGCCTAGATTTTGCGCCAACTGGGTGGTTTTTGAGCCAGGGGCCGCCGCCATATCGAGCCACCACCCCTTTGGCTCAGGCAAATGCTGGCACAGCATTTCTGGCGGCAACATGGAACTTGCTTCCTGGACATAAAACAGCCCGATCAGGTGTTCCAGCGTTTTGCCAATTGGCAAGGCTTTCTCCATCTCGACGGGGCGCGACACCCAAAAGCCAGATGCACACCAGGGAACGGGGGTGAATGTCCAGCCTTGTTTTTCCATCCGCGATACAAAATCATCCACCGAAATCTTGCGCGTATTCACGCGAATGGCGCGTCGCAAAGGACGCTCACAAGCGGCGATGAATGCCGTCTCTTGCGGCTCTGGCAAGAGACGGCGGATGTGCTGCAAATAACTGTCGGGGACCGTGGGTTCAGGCATCGGCAAGTGACAGCAAAGTAGTATTGCCGCCGATGGCAGCGGTATTGTTGGAAATGGTACGTTCGGTACAGAAGCGGTGTAGGTAGAATGGCCCCCCCGCTTTGGGGCCAGTGCCCGAAAGCCCCATACCACCAAACGGTTGCACGCCCACCACCGCACCGATCATATCGCGGTTTATGTAAATATTGCCCACTCTCGCTCGATGAGCGATGTAATCCGCCAACCCCTCGTTTCGGCTATGAATGCCAAGGGTCAGGCCATAACCATAGGCGTTAATTTCGTCGATGATTTTGTCCAAATCACGCGCGCGATAGCGGACGACATGCAGAATTGGGCCGAAATTCTCCTGCTTAAGATCGTGAATGCTGTCGATTTCAAACGCCACCGGCGACAGGAAACTGCCTTGCGATTCGATTTTCGACGGCGGGGCCTCGGCCAGCAGTTTTTTGGTGGCCCGCATTTCCTCAATGTGGGTAAGCAAGTCCTCGCGCGCAGCGTGATCGATGACGGGACCTGCGTCTGTTTGCGGCAAGCTTGGGTCGCCAACTTCCCACTCGGCCATGGCGCCCTTGAGCAACTCAATAATGCGCGGTGCGATTTCTTCTTGCAGATAGAGCACACGCAGCGCCGAACAGCGCTGGCCAGCGCTGGCGAAGGCCGAACGCATCACATCTGCCACTACTTGCTCGGGCAACGCGGAAGAGTCAACAATCATCGCATTTTGGCCGCCTGTCTCGGCAATGAGTGGGGCAATCGGGGTGTTGGCGCGGCTTGCCAGTGTGTTTTGGATCTGCATCGCAGTCGCCGTCGAACCAGTAAACGCAACGCCTGCCACACGCGGGTCGGAGAGCACCACACGCCCCACCTGAGCACCTCGTGCCGGGATATACTGAAGCACGGAGGTCGGCACGCCAGCCTTATGCAAGAGTTCAACCGCTCGCATGCCTATCATGGTGGTCTGCGCCGCCGGTTTGGCAAGCACCGCATTACCGGTCACCAGTGCAGCCGATACCTGACCAGTAAAGATGGCCAGTGGAAAGTTCCATGGACTAATGCACACAAACACACCACGCCCTTCAAGCTCAAGCGTGTTGCGCTCACCGGTCGGTCCGGGCAAGGTGATCACCTGAAAATCATGCTCGGCCTGTTGAGCGTAATAGCGAAGGAAATCGACCGCTTCACGCACCTCGGCAATGCCATCTTCCAAGGTTTTGCCACCTTCGCGACAGCATAACGCAATCAACTCCATGCGATTGGCTTCAAACAGATCCGCCGCATCGCGCAGAATTTTGGCTCGTTCCGCAGCTGGACGCCGATTCCATTCCGACCAATGTTGGTGCGCCACTTCAAGGGCCTTTTGCAAATCCGTCTCGCTGGCATCGACGGTGGTTCCCACCACATGGGCATTGTCATAGGGGCAAACGCGTGTGGTGGCGTCACCTTCGATCTTTCGACCGTCAATGATGGGCCGTGCGTCCCAGGTATGATCGAGAAACTCACCCAGACCCTGCAGGAAAGGTTCCCGATCCACAGCCACCTTCAAATTCGTACCACGTGAATTCTTGCGCGTTGGGCCGTACAGCGCCTCAGGCAATGGAATTTTGTCATTGGCATAGGTCGAGAATTTCTTCAACGTATCGACAGGATGCTCGGCCAACTTTTCCGCGGGCACTGCATCATCCACCAGTTGATGCACAAAAGATGAATTCGCGCCATTTTCCAAAAGACGACGAACCAAGTAAGGCAATAACTCATTGTATTGCCCGACCGGCGCATACACTCGGCAATTCACCGGTGTGCCCTGCGCCTTTTGCTCCGCCAACACTAAGTCGTACAGCGCTTCGCCCATGCCATGCAACCGCTGGAACTCGAAATCACGATGGTCCTTGGCCATTTCGAGAATACTGGCAATGGTGTGAGCATTATGCGTGGCAAATTGTGGGTAGATGCGATCCATCACACTGAACAGATAGCGCGCACACGCGAGATAAGAAACATCGGTGCCCGCCTTGCGAGTAAACAGCGGATAACCCGCCAGTCCGCGCTGCTGCGACCATTTGATCTCGGAATCCCAATAGGCGCCCTTGACCAATCGAACTGGCATGCGAATGCCAAGATCTTGAGCAAGCGCCGCTGCCCAACCCAACACCGGCAACGCACGTTTCGAATAGGCCTGGACAACCAAGCCAAGGCCGTCCCACCCTGCCAACGACTCACTGCGATAGACTTTCTCAAACAACTCCAATGAAATCTCAAGGCGATCGGCTTCTTCGGCATCAATGCTCATCGCCACATTGTGACGACGTGCCAATTCGGCCAGCCCCAGCAAGCGCTCATACATTTCGGTCAGCACGCGCTCGCGCTTGACCGCATCGTAACGCGGATGTAGCGCCGAGAGCTTGACCGAAATGCTCGGTGCGGGCACGCCATCAGGCGCTTTAACTGTCGCAAGTGTCTTGATGGCATTGGCATAGGCTTCGGTATAACGCTCGGCGTCTTCTGCAGTAAATGCCGCCTCACCCAACATATCAAACGAATGCGTGTAACCGCGTTTGTGGTCCTCGGCCGCACGTTTCCAGGCTTCGTCAATGGTGCGTCCCAAGACAAACTGACGCCCCATAAATTTCATCACTTGGTTCAACGCCGCACGCACCACCGGCTCACCGACACGATTGATCGCTTTGGCAAGGATATTGGTGGACTGTGCCTTAAATTCAGAATCCAATTCCACCAATTTTCCGGTCAGCACGAGCCCCCAAGCCGAGGCATTGACCAGCCACGAATCACTTTTGCCCACATAAGCCGCCCAATCGGCACCAGACAGTTTGTCCTTAATCAAACGATTGGCCGATT is a window encoding:
- the putA gene encoding bifunctional proline dehydrogenase/L-glutamate gamma-semialdehyde dehydrogenase PutA; translated protein: MLKASKILTQAPANTTDEWMKWVQANYQVDENAYLEELIALAAPDAASHANIRNRALKYIQQVRQGERRRETIEAFLSQYSLDTKEGVVLMCLAEALLRIADAESANRLIKDKLSGADWAAYVGKSDSWLVNASAWGLVLTGKLVELDSEFKAQSTNILAKAINRVGEPVVRAALNQVMKFMGRQFVLGRTIDEAWKRAAEDHKRGYTHSFDMLGEAAFTAEDAERYTEAYANAIKTLATVKAPDGVPAPSISVKLSALHPRYDAVKRERVLTEMYERLLGLAELARRHNVAMSIDAEEADRLEISLELFEKVYRSESLAGWDGLGLVVQAYSKRALPVLGWAAALAQDLGIRMPVRLVKGAYWDSEIKWSQQRGLAGYPLFTRKAGTDVSYLACARYLFSVMDRIYPQFATHNAHTIASILEMAKDHRDFEFQRLHGMGEALYDLVLAEQKAQGTPVNCRVYAPVGQYNELLPYLVRRLLENGANSSFVHQLVDDAVPAEKLAEHPVDTLKKFSTYANDKIPLPEALYGPTRKNSRGTNLKVAVDREPFLQGLGEFLDHTWDARPIIDGRKIEGDATTRVCPYDNAHVVGTTVDASETDLQKALEVAHQHWSEWNRRPAAERAKILRDAADLFEANRMELIALCCREGGKTLEDGIAEVREAVDFLRYYAQQAEHDFQVITLPGPTGERNTLELEGRGVFVCISPWNFPLAIFTGQVSAALVTGNAVLAKPAAQTTMIGMRAVELLHKAGVPTSVLQYIPARGAQVGRVVLSDPRVAGVAFTGSTATAMQIQNTLASRANTPIAPLIAETGGQNAMIVDSSALPEQVVADVMRSAFASAGQRCSALRVLYLQEEIAPRIIELLKGAMAEWEVGDPSLPQTDAGPVIDHAAREDLLTHIEEMRATKKLLAEAPPSKIESQGSFLSPVAFEIDSIHDLKQENFGPILHVVRYRARDLDKIIDEINAYGYGLTLGIHSRNEGLADYIAHRARVGNIYINRDMIGAVVGVQPFGGMGLSGTGPKAGGPFYLHRFCTERTISNNTAAIGGNTTLLSLADA
- a CDS encoding NOL1/NOP2/sun family putative RNA methylase gives rise to the protein MPEPTVPDSYLQHIRRLLPEPQETAFIAACERPLRRAIRVNTRKISVDDFVSRMEKQGWTFTPVPWCASGFWVSRPVEMEKALPIGKTLEHLIGLFYVQEASSMLPPEMLCQHLPEPKGWWLDMAAAPGSKTTQLAQNLGHDSLIVANELSGSRLKSLYANIIRSGIANVALTHYDGRIFGERLSNCFDAVLLDAPCSGEGTVRKDPTALRRWSLDNVRTLAHLQKQLIDSAFATLRPGGILVYSTCTLSAEENEEVCAHLLERYGEQVEYVPLTDSFPGAEKAASAFGSLRVWPHLWDSEGFFVAAFRKLGDANNIGHRGDVSGHGRFVPLSDTDHAQLMQALDDWFAPQAMPEGRFWQRSQGRQTEIWWRPLGATALTTQLRPDRIGVQVATRIDKGRRVQWRWHHEFAATFGQYFQKQRLQVSESQLRQLFLGHNLDWPEKLASGDWLICYEQWPVGLVRATDRRIKNNFPREWLHDSLAWPDVKM